The DNA window GGATAAGTCAAGCCGGATTTTCAGGTTGACAGATTTCTTTCTTTGGAACGGATTGAGGCAGGTCCCGGTTTTGCGCCGGACCGCGATTATTGCACAGGGAGCCTGAATGGAATGCGCTTTTTGCCGGATCACGGCGGATAAATATCTGGCGGAGAATGAACACTTTTTCGCCATTAAGGACATCAATCCCTTCACACCCGGGCATTGCCTGATCATTTCCAAACGCCACGCGCGGGATTTTTTTGAGCTGGAATCCGCGGAGATGGAAGCTCTGCGGGAGATCAGTCTCGAACTTAAGGCACTGCTGGACAAAGAATACGGGCCCGACGGCTACAACCTGCTGATGAATTGCGGCCGGGCAGCAAGTCAAAGCGTCTTTCATTTCCACCTGCATTTCCTGCCGCGCCACAACCGGGACGGAAAATTCTTCGGCCTGCTACGCAGGTTCATTCACTAAAGGCTTTTGGGGAGTTCAGATCTTCAAACCCACGCCGCGATGCAGGATCAGGGTGGATCCGCTCCAAAACACATAGAACGAGATCCAGCTATGGTATGCCAGGTTCAAAACCTGTTGCAAGGGAACTTGGAGCTCTTCCCGGTGCATTAGATAGAGCACGGCCGCGTAGATGAACATGACGGCCAGGAGCCCGTGGATCGCGATCATCGCCGCGTGCAGGCGGACGGTTTTTTCCCGCTCAGCGAGAACCCGGTATTTGATGCCCAGCAGGATCCGCACAGCCCAGAGCGCCACGTTGTAGAGGGCCAGCAGAACCAGGGCCAATTCGAGGTTGAAGGCCCCAAGATCCGGGAGCAGAAAAGCTTTCAGCGCGATGAAGGCGATGCTGATGATCAGGGTGTAGAGCGCTTCTTTTTGATACAAGGCCATTTTGGCTCCCTGCTCATGAGGGGTGGAGTGGGTCTTGTTCAATCCCAGCCCTCGGCTTCGCGCAAGCCGTATTGCAGTTCGAACTGGCGGATCATGGCGTCGAGGATGGGCACGCCGGTGTCGTAGACGTCGAAGGGCTTGAAGCCCAGATACTTGTCCCACTGCCCGGCGATGTAGTCATGCGAAACGACTTTGTAAACAGCCTCCGGATCGAGGGGCTGTTCCAGTTCCGTGCGCTCGCAGATGTCATGCGGCCGGGTCTCAGCGTGGAGGGCGTTCAGTTCGTCCAGGATCAGGATATCGCGGCCGTGGCAGGAAAAGACCACCACGGTGTTGTTGAAGGGCAGCAGTTCGTGCATGTCGCCCAAGGTGACCGGCCCGGCGGGGATGAACTTGCGCAGTCCGCCGTTGTTGATAATGGCCAGGTCGGGGGCGTAGAGGCTTTGGTATTCGGCCTTGAGGGAACTCGCGACCCAGCGGGAGAGGGCCGTGGACTGGTGTTTGTCCGGGACCCAGTCTTCTGTGATGTGGCCCAGAAGGCGCTGCATCTGCAGCTTCACCTGTTCCACCTTGCCGTCGATGTAGTCCGCCAGCGGGGTCTGGAAGCGCGGGCTTTCCGTCACCAGGGGCAGAAGCGTGTTGCGGATCGAGATCACGCGGTCGTTTTCCACCTCGAGTTCCGCTTTGCCGAGGTAGTTCAGATGCGATCCGCTGTAGAGGAGATACTTTCCGTTCACCAGGATGGGCTGTTCAGCTTTGATGTGGTCGTGTCCGCCGATGATGAGGTCCACCCTGTCGTCCAGGCTCTCAGCCAGCAAACTGTCCGCCTCAAAGCCTTGATGCGAAAGGACCACGATGAGGTCGGTCTTCAAATCCACCTCGTCCAGATACATCTGAATGGCGTCGGCTTGCGGCAGAATGCGCACGCTGCTCACGTTTTCGGCCTTCACCTTTTCCGGCAGGAGTTCCAAAGTGATGCCGAAGATCCCGATCCTCAGGCCGTCCCTTTCGATGATGGAAAAAGGCGTTCCGCCCACGCTCTGGCGAGTGGAGCGGTCCAGCAGGTTGGTGCTGACGATGGGATACTGTGCCAGCCGGGCAAGGTCGAGAGTGTTGCGGTAGGAAAAATCGAACTCGTGGTTGCCAAAAACGCTGGCGTCCAGGCCCAGGCGGTTGAAAACACCGATCACAGCGCCGCCGTGCACGATCACCGCCCCGCCGAGCTCTACGTTCTCCACCAACGAGGCAAAGATGGTGCCAGTCTGCTGGTCTCCGCTATCCAGATACACGCTGCGCGGGGCCATTTGCCGCTGCTGTTCCAATACCTGCTCCAGAACGAGGTAGCCGCCCCGCCGGAGGCCGGTTTCCCGGTCTGTTGAGGCTTCATAGACCCCGTGGGTGTCTCCGGTGTAAAAGATCGTCAATGGCAGCGCGCTCAGACTGGCGCCCGCAAACAGGGCCAACGCGAGGAAAAAGAGTTTTTTGTTCATATCGTCTCCACATTTGAAGCCAAATTGCCCAGGTCGTTCCTGTCAAGGGAAATGTGGAGAGAGGATCTCCAACTCATTGACATCATTACGTTTGAGGCAGAGGCCAGTCCTCCTGGCCACTACATTCTGGTCCTTGCTTGAGCTGCTTTAGATGCATAGAACCAGACAGTTCATGAGCTTTCCAATCCCATTTTTCCGTTTCATTTGTTCCTTTTATTCAGCTCATTTGCCCCTTGCCAGCCTCCCGCTGGATACCCGCCCGGCAGGCGGGAACTCGGCGGGAGACGTAAGAGAGGCATACAGGCTGCGTTTAAGGGCGAAAAGGACCGAACAAGACCGGGCTGAAGCTGTTGTACCTGATTGCCGGAACACTTGCTTCATCAGCTCCACTGGTTGTAACACTGGCTTCTTTTTCAAGGCGGAAAACATCTGCGTTAATCCGCGGGAAACCTTCATCAACCGTATCAGCGGATACCGTCTGACAGGGTGGACAAAGAAAACTGTTGACAAAATCCCCCCCCCAGTTAAATGATTCCGTCAAGGGAATTCCATTGGAAAAATCCGCCCTTGAACAGAGGTATTTGCGTGAAAAACTGGTTTATCTGCACCCTTTGTGTTGTGGCCCTGCTGCTTCCAGCCCTGGCCTGGAGCAAGATCAATCTGCCGGATTCGGAAGAGCCGGTGCTTACGGAAGACAATCTGATGAGCGGCTTTACGCGGGTCGATCCCGACGACAAAAAGCCGGAGACCCTGATCACCAAAGCCTGGCTGTGGCAGGACGGGAGCGATCTCGTGATCCGCCTCGAGGCCCAGATCGATTCCACCTTCACCCGCGGCAACCTCTCCGTGAAGGACGAAGGCACCCAGGCAGATTACCTGCGGGTGCAGCTGATCACCATCCCGGACGCCTATTACGCCTACTATTATGTGGCTTATCCCCTCGGCAACCTGATGGACGGGGTGCGGGACCAGAACATGAACGTCGATTACGCTTGGAACAGCCGCTATTCCTATACTAGCGAGATCGGGACCGGCACCTGGCAAGTGACGATGCGCATTCCCCTGGACGAACTGCGCTACAAGCAGCCTGCTCCCTACCATTGGAAGATCATCCTCACCCGCTACAACCACTGGAGCCAGGAGTATTTCTCTTTGCCTTATTCCGTGACCAAAATGGGAAAGGATTATTTCCTGCAGGCGCGGGACATCGTTTTGACCACGCCGGTGAGGCACAAACTGGACATTTCCCTGAAGCCCTATTTCGTTAAAAGCTATGACCTGATCGCAAAAACCAGCAGTTTCGACCCCGAGCACCTGGGCCTGGACATCGCCCTCAACCCGGGCCAGCGCACGAGGATCAAGATCTCTCTCAATCCTGACTTTTCAGACGTGCCGATGGACAGCGCCCAAGACGATTACAACAGCAAGCATCCGCCCTATTATGGCGAAAACCGCTTCTTCTTTACCGAGGACATCGACGCCTTCGGGCTGGACTATGATGTCCTCAATACCCGCAACATCGTGCAGCCGCGTCTGGCTTTCAAGGCCACGGGAAACACAAAGATCCTGAATTGGGGTGCCTTGGGCGCCTTTGATAAAGAGATCCGGGACGGGGAGGACCAGATCAATCCCGACGACTATTTCCAGGCCCTGGCCATCAATCCCAACTGGCGCAGGTTTCAGATGTACAACGCCGTCGTCAGCCGCGTCAACAAAGATTATTACAATCACGTCTACAGCGGGTCAGCGAAATGGGAGTTTCTACCTCGTCTCTATGTTTCGTCAGTCCTGAATCTGTCGATTCGGGACAGGAAGGATGAAGCCTTGCCGGAGCCTCAACAAGGCCATAAAGTGGGCTTTGGATTGAGAGCCGATCCAGGTGATTTCGATGTCTCCCTGGGATACTTGCGGCTCTCCAAAGACCTGAACTATGACGCCGGCTACCTTTATGACAAGGACCTGCATTACCTGGGGGCGAACATCAACTGGAACAAGACCTATGCCGAGAGAAAGATCCGCTACCTGGCTTTCAGCGCCTGGGCCTACGCCTCCCAGATCGAACTCAGCGAGGATCCCATGAACATCCATAGCTTGGGCGGGACAGCAAACCTGAACCTGAGATCCCGGCTCAATTTCATGGCCAACGTCCAAGCCTCACGGCAACCGGACCTGAAAAACGAACTGCACGACAACTACAACGCGATGCTCGGCGGCGGCTGGGGAAATCAGAGAAATATGGGTGTTGTCGTTTATTACACCCATGGCCGAACTTTGATCTACGCCCTTTCCGAAGATCATTCCTTGAACCGGATCAGCACCAAAACCTGGTACATTCCGCTGAAGAACCTGCGTCTGAGCCTGGTCGCGGCCTGGACCCGTTACGGATATCCGGAGTTGAATGAGGTCGTCATAAACGGGGATACGCTGACAGTCAGGCTGGACAGTGAATACGTGATTGCCAACGCGGCAGTGGAATACACCCCCCGCGCCACTTTCAAGATCACCCTGGGCAGCGGCTTGAGCAGCTATGAAAGCGGGAATATTCGGTCCAGCCTGACTTACTACGGCAACCTGCGCTATGAATTCAAGCCGGAATGGTTTGTCTTCCTGGGCTTCAAATCCGCCCAAACCCAGATCGAGCCTTCAAGCTGGCAAGACCCGACAGGCCATTTCCGT is part of the Candidatus Syntrophosphaera sp. genome and encodes:
- a CDS encoding HIT family protein; protein product: MECAFCRITADKYLAENEHFFAIKDINPFTPGHCLIISKRHARDFFELESAEMEALREISLELKALLDKEYGPDGYNLLMNCGRAASQSVFHFHLHFLPRHNRDGKFFGLLRRFIH
- a CDS encoding bifunctional metallophosphatase/5'-nucleotidase, with the protein product MNKKLFFLALALFAGASLSALPLTIFYTGDTHGVYEASTDRETGLRRGGYLVLEQVLEQQRQMAPRSVYLDSGDQQTGTIFASLVENVELGGAVIVHGGAVIGVFNRLGLDASVFGNHEFDFSYRNTLDLARLAQYPIVSTNLLDRSTRQSVGGTPFSIIERDGLRIGIFGITLELLPEKVKAENVSSVRILPQADAIQMYLDEVDLKTDLIVVLSHQGFEADSLLAESLDDRVDLIIGGHDHIKAEQPILVNGKYLLYSGSHLNYLGKAELEVENDRVISIRNTLLPLVTESPRFQTPLADYIDGKVEQVKLQMQRLLGHITEDWVPDKHQSTALSRWVASSLKAEYQSLYAPDLAIINNGGLRKFIPAGPVTLGDMHELLPFNNTVVVFSCHGRDILILDELNALHAETRPHDICERTELEQPLDPEAVYKVVSHDYIAGQWDKYLGFKPFDVYDTGVPILDAMIRQFELQYGLREAEGWD